In Enterobacter cloacae, the following are encoded in one genomic region:
- a CDS encoding cupin, which translates to MTVESRIFSVAEYVQPSEGEPIRSVVLETRDSIIVVWHVHPGQEIAAHIHPHGQDTWTVLSGMADYFQGNGIVRALREGEIAVARPGQVHGARNTGTEPFVLVSVVASANAGFVLAER; encoded by the coding sequence ATGACTGTTGAATCGAGAATATTTTCTGTAGCCGAGTATGTTCAGCCGTCCGAAGGCGAGCCTATTCGTTCCGTTGTGCTTGAAACCCGAGACTCAATTATCGTGGTTTGGCATGTCCATCCCGGGCAGGAAATTGCGGCTCACATTCATCCTCACGGCCAAGACACGTGGACTGTTTTGTCGGGAATGGCTGATTACTTTCAGGGCAATGGGATTGTTCGTGCCCTCAGGGAAGGTGAGATAGCCGTGGCAAGACCGGGCCAAGTGCACGGGGCGCGAAATACAGGTACCGAGCCATTTGTGTTAGTCTCGGTTGTGGCATCAGCCAATGCCGGTTTCGTATTGGCTGAGCGATAG